In Drosophila busckii strain San Diego stock center, stock number 13000-0081.31 chromosome 4, ASM1175060v1, whole genome shotgun sequence, the following proteins share a genomic window:
- the LOC108607335 gene encoding uncharacterized protein LOC108607335 isoform X3, translating into MQVESCYQANIPLISNSLTFALRVRILPISIVSIHPITNHWSILLTRQELVKAFYRATGKVSYKLTERQPACKRIFARIQKFPGPGMDSNAIADEKLVKSFKSETVHEQKLERDTDTNSSNTSPDPSVIDGNHKSVETIPRISAVDDSADVSRKRKKSESLDSNIIQVNIGTRKSEDDQATVAYPSQQGSYQQNECSGPVLRRPCGSHTVSEQTSSKGNELSITQSNKTVNNCSGNDTYCDTASVKTNDFHSKHEEKGHTNKECLEQLSENQEIDAYGTDIYIAPEQALVTSVELVVAAPGTSRGSSIPLKQHYDNNLLYNNNTSVDTSADSSNTLVSNDKTDGCAQDSSNLNVRIPILALTTTADRRRAIWAPHDDYDSTQSGVINANVYPKEQQEQQQERLNSADGYGAHIYRNQHETPSTTNPHIPSNILHQIDKETTGTESFDHMIPLQQHHNITQQHFGPQHPTYLQTHLESNMYVQMHQQQHQGIQDPLHQESMHQQQDQHQAYTNYSQRQYSHDQLYGIHHSHGHQSQTQIQCQQQQQGHHLECQAHIQQQQTGYHDLVMDEFREDPSSVYKLTLSPSHPKPENQDDGYETSAGDVLTPNSHSSSTHSGTTQHPMHQGVLGLTPETVVHSKQEEMVSSQNNQIQNVAQADTIAPLSGSPKQTGTRHVEVDPFNFIGEEMRIMSPRDHHHIGNNTGNISGYPTVPADSCTSILSMSECRNVNQTTDIYNIKQQQKHHHLNSKSSFKESSHDVETSKHSLEADNSSCCLNAMSVVDPDTLPKRRGRKKKLNGVAQTMQVTHSQQGDSSSTVDANLVDMKPKERKKHDRFNGMSEAEVIKRTIPDHLCDNLDIVIVSCWYKPWIICGVQGTSLRWTWQSFLEMPVLVWTNRGTDECR; encoded by the exons ATGCAAGTGGAAAGTTGTTATCAAGCAAACATCCCGCTGATAAGTAATTCCCTCACATTTGCGCTTAGAGTGAGAATATTGCCAATAAGCATAGTTTCAATTCACCCCATTACGAATCATTGGTCAATATTACTGACCCGGCAAGAATTAGTCAAAGCTTTTTACCGAGCAACAGGAAAAGTTAGTTATAAATTGACCGAAAGACAACCAGCTTGCAAACGAATATTCGCAAGGATACAAAAATTCCCAGGTCCTGGAATGGATTCAAATGCTATTGCTGATGAAAAACTGGTCAAATCATTTAAATCCGAAACTGTGCACGAGCAAAAATTAGAGCGTGATACAGATACTAATAGCTCCAATACTTCCCCCGATCCCAGTGTCATTGATGGGAACCACAAATCGGTTGAAACCATCCCACGTATAAGTGCGGTGGATGATAGTGCGGACGTGAGCCGCAAGCGAAAGAAATCTGAGTCGTTAGATTCCAATATTATACAAGTAAATATCGGAACCCGCAAGAGTGAAGACGATCAAGCAACTGTTGCTTATCCAAGTCAACAGGGTAGTTACCAGCAGAATGAATGCAGTGGTCCAGTATTGAGGCGACCATGTGGTAGTCATACTGTAAGTGAGCAAACATCTTCCAAAGGAAATGAGCTTAGTATAACACAATCTAATAAAACTGTCAACAACTGTTCAGGAAATGATACTTATTGTGATACGGCAAGCGTTAAAACAAATGATTTTCATTCTAAACATGAAGAAAAAGGTCATACAAATAAGGAGTGTTTAGAGCAACTATCGGAGAATCAAGAAATAGATGCATATGggacagatatatatatagcaccAGAGCAAGCGCTTGTAACAAGTGTTGAGCTGGTTGTGGCAGCACCAGGAACATCAAGAGGTTCCTCAATACCGTTAAAACAGCATTACGATAATAATCTcctttacaataataatacatcTGTGGATACATCAGCCGATTCTTCTAATACATTAGTGTCAAATGACAAAACCGATGGTTGTGCACAAGACTCCTCTAACTTGAATGTAAGAATTCCTATACTAGCATTAACAACAACGGCTGATCGACGCAGAGCTATTTGGGCACCCCATGACGACTACGATAGTACACAAAGCGGTGTTATAAATGCTAATGTCTACCCTAAGgaacagcaggagcagcagcaagaacgtTTAAACTCCGCGGATGGGTATGGTGCTCATATTTATCGCAATCAGCATGAAACGCCGTCAACAACAAATCCCCACATCCCTAGCAACATTTTGCATCAAATTGATAAGGAAACCACTGGGACAGAGTCTTTTGATCACATGATTCCCTTGCAGCAACACCATAACATTACACAGCAACACTTTGGCCCACAACATCCGACATATCTTCAAACCCATTTAGAAAGCAATATGTACGTACAAatgcaccaacaacaacatcaaggAATTCAGGATCCATTACATCAAGAAAGTATGCATCAGCAACAAGATCAACATCAGGCTTACACTAATTACAGTCAACGTCAATATTCTCATGACCAACTGTATGGTATTCATCATTCACATGGACATCAATCGCAAACACAAATCCagtgccaacagcagcagcagggacATCATCTAGAATGTCAAGCACatatacaacagcaacagactgGCTACCACGATCTTGTAATGGATGAGTTTCGTGAGGATCCTAGCTCAGTATACAAACT aACACTATCGCCGAGCCATCCTAAGCCGGAAAACCAAGATGATGGATATGAAACTAGCGCCGGAGACGTACTAACTCCAAACTCGCATAGTTCATCTACCCATTCAGGAACCACGCAACATCCAATGCATCAAGGAGTTCTCGGGCTAACTCCTGAGACTGTTGTGCATTCTAAGCAGGAAGAGATGGTATCATCACAAAATAATCAGATACAAAACGTAGCTCAGGCGGATACTATTGCACCTCTCTCTGGAAGCCCAAAGCAAACCGGCACACGACATGTTGAAGTTGATCCTTTTAACTTTATAGGTGAAGAAATGCGTATCATGTCACCACGCGATCATCACCATATAGGTAATAATACAGGCAATATATCTGGCTATCCTACTGTTCCAGCAGATTCGTGTACATCAATTTTGTCAATGTCGGAGTGTAGAAATGTTAATCAGACTACTGATATTTACAAcataaaacagcaacaaaagcaccATCATCTAAACAGCAAGTCATCCTTTAAGGAGTCAAGTCATGATGTTGAAACTAGTAAGCACTCGTTAGAGGCGGACAActctagctgctgcttaaatgcTATGTCCGTTGTTGATCCAGATACGTTGCCAAAGCGGAGAGGTCGTAAAAAAAAGCTGAATGGTGTTGCTCAAACTATGCAAGTAACACATTCTCAACAAGG CGATAGCAGTAGCACTGTAGATGCTAACCTGGTAGATATGAAGCCCAAGGAGCGTAAGAAGCATGATAGATTCAATGGGATGTCGGAAGCAGAGGTTATCAAGCGTACTATACCTGATCATCTATGTGATAATCTAGATATCGTTATAGTGAGTT GTTGGTATAAACCCTGGATTATTTGCGGCGTACAAGGGACATCACTACGCTGGACCTGGCAATCATTTTTGGAAATGCCTGTACTTGTCTGGACTAACAGAGGAACAGATGAGTGCAGATGA